TACTTTCTCTACCAAGTCAACATGCATGGGACATTCGCGGAAAAGTATCCAAAACTTGAATATTAACTTTAAACTATTTCTCGAAAATCAAACAGAAaatagtttctttctttttagaaaatgttcACGTATTCAATTCTttaaattgatttgttttttcttttactattaagtaataaaattatatgtCTAAACCTTTATATCTagatttctctttttgattAATGTATTCATagatatatgatttttttcctttttttttttggtgatcaGTGATACTAATATCTTTTTTTGAACGCGTGAGAAGTGTGCGAAAAAGACTCTGTATAAGTCTTTTGGCAGAACACTGAAAAGATGTCGTTCCTGGCTAGCAAGCATGACTAATAGAAATGGACCTCcggcctttttttctttccttttccttttccctttcctttttctttttccaaatgtCCTAGTCTGGTTGTCgttttggaagaaaagtctTACAAGTGAACAAGTGATGTCTTTGATTGCATATttatcttcaaattaatttgtcaTCAAAGATTAATTGGCTAgggaccatgcctcatgaaatagaggttattagtttgaattctTCCTCCCCtcttgtgaaaaaaaaaaagaaaaaaaaaaaatcttcaaattatTCCCCGAAAACGATTGCTGAACTTGTAAGAGATACTTTAGACTTGCTCAGCAGCCTTGTATTTGGTGTTATTATTCCTTTGTCGACCCTGGCTGGCTGGCTCCACGCTCCTCACCAAATTGGAGAGGCCAATGgagtcatttaaaatttgacacaaaaaaaaaaaaaaaaaactgttaattGGGTGATGataaactatatatgttaaatgaGATAAGTATAATTTACCATTAAAGAATAGTACTCTATCTCTAAATTACCCTCTGGACTTGCGTCCATAAATAGCTAATTATCTAGATTCTGATTTCCTAAATCTTAATTAATACTATTattattagcttttttttttaaacaaaaaaaaaattataagcaatACTATATTGATAAAAGTTATATACGTACAAAATACCTGTGTCTCCTTTTGTGCGTGtaatattatcctaaaaaagATAACAGAGATGATGAAAAATGCTAGCTAGAGTtattaactcttttactaactTCTTGCTTTAGTATTGACCAATTACTCGGACTTAGAATAGGGGCCACCGGACCAACCTTTCTAATATTCAATACAGGAAAAGCAACCTGGGGTACTATGTGATTAAACTTGAATgtttttggtaagtttttttgAACCTTGTtatcatattcaaattcatGGGTACAGCGAGACGCCATTCAAAGTTCTTGACtcgttacttattaaaaaaaaaaaaaaaaaaacagaaacaaaagaagaaaaaagggtcCTTGACCCGTTAACCACGACTTTAATGACAACCACGcaattttttgttatatacTTTGATAGTATAGCTTTCTAATATCTGGTTTATTTAATACAAGTGAAAATATTAGAGTAAAgctataaaattatatttttatcttacaatacTGACCAAATAGTCCCAATATATTAATCATTAGAGAGTcatggtaaaataaaaaattgatgggactgtcacatcaatatcatgaaataaaaatatatagcattattcttgaATTAATAGAGGTTTAAGATGGATCATAAATTTTGAATGCACGCATTGCTTATTTGAATTAGAGTACGTACATAATTCAGTTTACGTGATCCGTACAAAAACAATATGGACAAGAAGGATTCATGTGGCAATATAATGAATCCTTGATTGGTGATTTATATACGCCTTTAGATGCCATGGATAACACTAAATGGTATAATTTCTATGATGCATCTTACctcctttaaattattttatggttaactAGAGTATGCAAAATCtatttgtatttgtgttttgttacTTTATGTGGCCGGCTTAAAAAAACTTGTGAATGTTAGGGCACAACAaactatgtatatattttttttgaatacaACTATGTATATATTTTCGTCATTATTTTTCCAGGATGTTTTCTTCATAATACTGGAGATTTTTAGTTGGTCTTCTCTGAGGAACTATTATAGGAATTAGGAACCTACAGATATGTTACCcatgacattttctttttcgtCTTTGAGAAACCTTGTATAAATGTAGCTTCAATGGTGAAAAACAAACTTCTTTTTCAGCACCCTAAATGTAGCTTCAATGGTGAAAAACAAACTTCTTTTTCAGCACCCCCCTCTTCTGTGTGTGAAATATATCAATTCCTCAAAATGAAAATGCATGTTGTAAATTGTAATTCATGGTTTcagagtctctctctctctctcttgaaagTGTAAGTGTACTCACACAAACAACTTCGATGTATATTTACATGTTTATTATTCCCTGTCtaagagtttttcttttttttttcttgttcagAGCGCCTGTGTGCAAAAGGTGACTTGATGTGATGTACTGCTGGTCCACAACCTTGCTTCTTCCTGACATGAGAGGTAGCGATTTTTGGTCCAAAACTGGGCTGGGATTCATCATTTTGTTGACAGTGACTGTTTGGATAGGCACTACAATGCTTGCTGTGCTGTAGAGTTCCAGAGACAGAATAGCTGATATTGAAGCTTTTGTGGCTATTTTGATTAAGGAGCCAACATTGTGGTTACCGGAACAAGATTACTTTGCTAATTTTTGGAAAGGATTGTTTACTCTTATAAGATTTTTCCAGCTAgatattttctttctccatACCAGGCTGTCAACTAGCAAGTGTATTCTTTGGCACAGTAAAtgcaaataattttgatttttttgagatgcAGTCATTTTCCGGTGCGTTTTGAGATGCAGTCATTTTCCGGTGCGTTTTTTTCCCATTTGgatcttattttcttttatccttCTGTCCTCTCGGTAATTTGAAATAGCAGTAGTAAATTGAAACCTTTTCAAAGCAGGGCATTCAGGCCCACCTTACAGAGTAAACCTCCGTCTTGTGCACTGCACCCTTAAAATTTTCTCTAGACGGAACTAGTTAAATCACTAGCTTTTTACGAAAAGGTATAACTCCAATCGATTNNNNNNNNNNNNNNNNNNNNNNNNNNNNNNNNNNNNNNNNNNNNNNNNNNNNNNNNNNNNNNNNNNNNNNNNNNNNNNNNNNNNNNNNNNNNNNNNNNNNCTCAAACGAATaatataaaaaccaaaaataaaaaataaaaaaccctttCTAGAATTATTTTCGCTCCAAGCAGACCGGAttgtgaaaaaaagaagagaaaagtcgTTCTTGGTCATTTTCGTGCTCGAGCAAATTCAAAACATTCATTTCGTATAGTAGAAGCCTTTGAGAGATTTTTCAAAGCCGATGAGCTTCTGAAGAGAAATGCGTTCTTGAATTCGTGTCCATTCGAGATTTCTATTCTTCGAGTCTGTTCGATCCAAGACGAGTCCATGGCTGCGCCCAGCGCTCGAGCTCAACCGTTTGGTCAAACCGAGATTAACTGGGACAAGTACGTCCCTATTTCTGGTTTAATCTCTATTTTTAGTGTAATTTCCTTTCATTAAGTCGTATATGCTCGTAATTagctttttctttcaatttctttatgaAATATATGTGGTTTTGTTTGGTAGCTGAGGAAAGgggagggaaaaagaaagaaaatgaaaaattgaattcCATACTTTCTGTTTGATTCAGTTATCTAAGCTAAGTGTTTGTGCAATCTTTAGGCCTGGAATTTCGGAAAAACGAGGAGTTTGAAATTCCACGGAGTTATAAGATTGTTAtttcgaagaaaaaaattggCGAGTATTGCGGTAAGATATTCGTATAAATGTGTTTGGTTTTGTACATCTTAAGGGCACTAAGCAAAATGTTAATCTCACGGTTGAGGGTAATCATTCAAAACTTGTGAAGAATGTCTACTTATTGATGTACTTGAACTAAATCAATTACGCTTGCTGTCAACCTATTGCAATGCCCCTCCTTTACTTGGGCTCCGGACTGAATATGCAGAAGGATAGGacaacaaaatatgaaataggTAGAGTTGACAGCAAGCGTAAAAAATTTGTGACACCTATGAACCTGGTTCCTATTGTCTATTGAAGAAGACTTAGTCATTTTTGATGGGTCAATTACACATGCCAATTTGAGCAATAGCTCATTGGCATATACATAATCTTGTGGATTGATTACTCTTTCTTCTTGGTTTACTAagaatttttcagtttttgatCTCACTGGTTCTACCTGCAGGCTTGACAAGACCAAGTTTTATGTCGTAGGGGCTGGCCTCTTTACAGGAGTTACCGTGGCACTGTACCCAGTCTCTGTTGTAAAAACCAGGCTGCAGGTTGCATCGAAGGACGTTGCCGAGAGAAATGCAACTTCTGTCATCAAAGGGATACTGAGAACTGATGGGGTTCCTGGTCTGTACAGAGGGTTCGGTACAGTCATAACTGGTGCAATTCCTGCCAGGGTTATTTTTCTTACTGCTTTAGAGACCACGAAAGTGGCTGCCTTCAGGATGGTCGAACCATTTAAATTATCTGAGCCTACAGAGGCAGCCATAGCAAACGGAGTAGCTGGCATGATAGCATCGGTTTTTTCTCAGGCCGTGTTTGTTCCAATTGATGTGGTATGGAGGCAGTAGGTCATATTTTGGACGAGCATTTTTCTGTCTTTATACTTCAATTGTAAAAACTTATTTAAAGGGTTGGCATATTATCATCTGATATTGGTTTATAACATTTCTGGGTTTGAAATGCTAATTTGAGTTTAGCCTAAAGGTCAGAGTCATATAAAgcgaaataaaaaagaagaggaaattcTTAGATGCTAATTTCCTCAATATTGGGCTCTTCAGATTAGCCAAAAGCTGATGGTCCAAGGATACTCAGGCCACACAAAGTACAATGGGGGTTTAGATGTTACTCGTAAGATTCTAAAGTCTGATGGCATTCGGGGATTATACAGAGGGTTTGGTCTATCTGTTATGACTTATTCCCCATCAAGTGCTGTATGGTGGGCAAGTTATGGTTCAAGCCAACGCTTCATCTGGAGGTGAGACATGGTAATTTGTTttcaattaatgttaattgttGAAAGTGCTTGCAAGCAGTCCAGTTATAATTTTTCTATCATATAAGTGCACATCAAATGTTGCGTACCTTTAGATTTTAGGTTCTTATCTTAGAAATGATCCTCCATTACTATGTCTTATGTACTTCACATGgataggattctctccatttcaccTGAAATGGAGAAGAACCATTTCGTGGTCCAGATTAGATTTTACAGATTTTATGGTGTATATGTTGTCACCTAGtgaattttaaatgacatgacaaCACGTACACCGGTGagatacaaaaaaaacaaaatctggaCCAGAAAATGGTTATTCtccattttaagtgaaatggagaggatcctgatcCTACTTCACAAGGGGCAAACCAACGTCACAGGTGCTTTGCTATTAATTGGACTTAGTAGGCTT
This window of the Corylus avellana chromosome ca5, CavTom2PMs-1.0 genome carries:
- the LOC132182337 gene encoding uncharacterized protein LOC132182337; its protein translation is MAAPSARAQPFGQTEINWDKLDKTKFYVVGAGLFTGVTVALYPVSVVKTRLQVASKDVAERNATSVIKGILRTDGVPGLYRGFGTVITGAIPARVIFLTALETTKVAAFRMVEPFKLSEPTEAAIANGVAGMIASVFSQAVFVPIDVISQKLMVQGYSGHTKYNGGLDVTRKILKSDGIRGLYRGFGLSVMTYSPSSAVWWASYGSSQRFIWSLLGHGTDQEEAAPSQSKIVLVQAAGGIIAGAIASCTTTPLDTIKTRLQVVGHEKRSTAREVVKGLIKDDGWKGFYRGLGPRFFSMSAWGTSMIVSYEYLKRLCAKDDLM